DNA sequence from the Candidatus Hydrogenedentota bacterium genome:
TGAACCGCCCGTCGCCATGCCCTGGTTGCCCGTAGGACAAAGCTGCACCTGTCCGTCAGGGGCGGCTACCACCGTTTCATGACCTTTTAGTACGAGAACGACCTGCCATAAGGCGGCGAAGTACGCTGCTGTCTGAAGGCGTTCTTTTTGTATGGCTGCCGTATCCAATCCGCTGAGGCGGCTCATTTCTCCCGGGTGGGGCGTCAAAATCTTATTGTACGAGGGTTGCTTTGTTTCTGTAGGAACCAAACGCCCGGGGAATTCTGCAAGGGCATTGAGTCCGTCTGCATCCACCACCAAAGGAAGATCGCAGTGGTGATACACATGCCGTACGAGTCGTGTTGTTTCATAGTGTGTTGAGAGGCCCGGTCCCAAGACGACAGAAGATTTGTTTTCCAAAAAACCTGCCAGTTCTCCGCGACAGGCGTAACTGAGGCTGCCTTCTTTCGTATCCTTCAAGCCGAAGAGCATAGGCTCTACCATGGCAGCGGCCAGAAAAGGGAGCACCCTATGAGGAACAGCGGCAGTAACCAAGCCTGCACCGCTGCGATAGGCCGCCATGCAAGCAAGCCGCACTGCCCCCGTGAAGCCCACAGAACCGGCAACAACTGCCACATGACCGAAGCTGCCTTTATGGCCCTTTTCAGGGCGCGGCGGCAAGAGCGCGGCAATACGCTGAGGCGTCATTATTTTAGGCATGGCTTTTTACTCCTTAAACAAGACAAGCGTAACAGGGATTATCCACATACTTTACATGATTCCCGTACGGGATACCATAATTGGATAGATTTGGATAATCCATGTGTACAAGCATACAATAGTACTCAGTATACGCTCTTACAACTCAATAAATCTCTTGGAGGCAGTAGTATGTCTATCATGCATAAAGTTGCGCTGTTGGCTGTTGTTCCCATGATATTCTGCGCCGTTGGGGCCGCGTCACAAAGGCCTGTTCACCAATTGCGTTGTGAAAATTTAATCAACCCCCAAGGCATTGATCGGCCCCTGCCGCGTCTGTCTTGGAAGCTGGTTCCCGGTTCCCGTGGATTGGCGCAATCGGCCTATCAGGTGATCGTTTCTAAAGTGGAAGCTTCCGCAACCGCTGATACGGAGACGATTTTATGGGATTCAGATAAGGTCGCTTCCGGTCAATCCTCCTATGTCAGGTATGGCGGTGAGCCCTTAACCTGTGGTACGCAATGCAGCTGGAAAGTGCGCATTTGGGATCATGAGGATAAGGTATCGGATTGGAGCGAATCCGCCCAATTTTCAGTGGGCCCCATCACCTTAGACGATTGGAAAGGAACGTGGATCGGCGCTGATTGGATTGAAAACAACCAGGGCGCGTTGCCGCTGCTTCGCAAAACAGTGAACTTAGCCGAAGCGCCTGCTCAGGCGCTTATCCATGTGTGCGCCTTGGGTTATTATGAATTATATGTGAATGGGCACAAGGTTGGCGACGATGTGTTAAGCCCTGCCGTTTCGGATTATGGAAAACGAGGGCTTTATTTGAGCCACGACATTGCGCCCTTGCTCCAGTCCGGTAAAAACTGTATCGGCTTGTGGCTCGGACGGGGCTGGGCAACCGGTGTTTTGGAACCCGTTTCCACCCAAGGTTCCGTTGTAAAAGCGCAGCTGGACATCCTTAACAAGGACGGTTCAGCACAGCAGATTATTACAGACGATTCCTGGACGATCCACCCCAGTCATATCATGCCCATAGGCAAGGGAACGAGTGGTGATTATGGCGGTGAATTGATAGAACCTGCCAAAGAAATAAAGGGATGGAGTGAAGCAGATTTTGACGATAGCGATTGGGCGGCCGCCACCGTCAGAAATATTACAACACCCCTCATTGAAGCGCAAATGATGGAAACGAACCGACTCCAAGATGAAGTCTTTCCCATTTCAGTCATCCCCTTTGACGATGGTTTCTTAGTGGATATGGGCCGCAATTATACGGGATGGTTTGAACTGCGTATGCCCGAAGAACTTAAAGCGGGGGATACAATTGAGTTTAGTTATGCAGACAAACAGTTTCCCGACGGTACCTTTCAAACCTATCGGCAGCGAGATACCTATGTGGCGCGCGGCGGCGGCGGCGAATATTTCCGAAACCGTTTCAATTACCACGCCTTTCGCTTTGCGTTGATTAAAGGATTGCCCCGTGCCCCCAAATTGAATGAAATGAAAGGCAATCTCATTTGTACCGATTATCAACGAGCGGCCACATTCACGTCCGACAATGCGCTCCTCAACGAAATCTATGATATGACCCTTTGGACGCACCGTTGTTTGAGCCTGGGCGGCTATACCGTGGATTGCCCCCATCGTGAACGGCTTGGCTATGGCGGCGATTCGGGGACTTCCATGGAAACGGCAATGCTGAATTTTAAAAGTGCGCCTTTCTATGGAAAGTGGGCAGGAGACTGGTGGCTTTCTCAGGCAGAAAATGGTGATTTGCCCCATACTGCGCCGGACTCCCAAGAAGCCGGTGGCGGACCCGTATGGTGCGGCTTTGTGATCACGATGCCGTGGATGGTCTATCTGTCCTATGGCGATCAGGAAATATTGGAGAAAGGCTGGCCTGTCATGAAAAAATGGCTTGCCTTCATTGAGACCAAGATGGGGGACGGCATCTTACAACCCTATTCCGGTATCGGCTGCAGCAGTATGAATTGGAGTTTCTTGGGCGACTGGGTGCCGCCGGGGCGCAAACAAGGCAAAGACCGCGTAGACGACTATTCAACCTTGTTCTTTAACAACTGTTATCTTGTGCATTGTCTTCAACTCGCTTCAAAAATAGGCGCTGTATTGGGTGAAAGTGACGCCTCCGAACGCTACGCAGAGCAAGCCGAAACATTGGCTGCCCGACTGCACGAAAAATTCCTTAACCCCGATGGCGCTACCTACGCAAATGGAGAACAAAGCTATCTCGCTATGCCGCTCTTGTTTCAGATTACCCCGGAAAGCAGTCGGGCCAAGGTCTTCGAAGCCCTAGAAAAGGACATTGTAGAAACCCATCAAGGACATCTGAATACAGGGATGCACGGCAATTACTATATGGCAAGACTCTTTATCGATGAGCATCGAAATGACTTGTTGACCATGATTCATACGAAAGATACCTATCCCAGTTATGGGTACATGATTAAAAATGGCGCAACAACGATTTGGGAAGAATGGGACGGCGACAACTCGCAGATCCACAACACCATGATTTCCCTGGGTATGTGGTTCATACGCGGCCTCGCCGGTATCCAAGTGGATGAAGCACAGCCGGGATTTAAACATTTCATCGCAGCGCCCGGAATTGATAGCGGGTTGCGAGAAGTGTCCGCTACCCATGAAAGCGAATACGGCTTAATTTCCAGTGCGTGGATTCATGACGCCAAAGGGCTGCAATATAACTTGGACGTACCGCCAAACAGCACGGCCACCGTTGTTTTGCCTGCCGCACAGATGGCATCCGTAGAGGAAAGTGCTAAGCCTGTCGCACAACAACAGGGCATTACCAACCTTTCCTGTGAAGACGGTTTCTTCCGCTGCGACGTGGTGTCAGGAAGCTATCGGTTTACAGTCTCTAAAAATTAAAATATCTTCTTTTAAAAACACAATAACCTTTTTGTAATAAATGAACAACTCTTCTCCACCGAGAACATGAAAGCAAAGCGAAATGACATATCCTCAATTAGATAGATATCAACTTTTGGTTAAGCCCTTATCGGAACGTAAAGACAAGGTCTATATCGAAAAAGATCATGTCCCCGTCAGAGCCGCCATAAGCCACCCTCTCACTGAATCAGGGCTTGCGGTGATGGAGAAACTCACCGACCGTTTGGCGAAGGCAAAGG
Encoded proteins:
- a CDS encoding NAD(P)H-hydrate dehydratase, with translation MPKIMTPQRIAALLPPRPEKGHKGSFGHVAVVAGSVGFTGAVRLACMAAYRSGAGLVTAAVPHRVLPFLAAAMVEPMLFGLKDTKEGSLSYACRGELAGFLENKSSVVLGPGLSTHYETTRLVRHVYHHCDLPLVVDADGLNALAEFPGRLVPTETKQPSYNKILTPHPGEMSRLSGLDTAAIQKERLQTAAYFAALWQVVLVLKGHETVVAAPDGQVQLCPTGNQGMATGGSGDVLSGICGALLGQGLSAYDAACVGVYAHGLAGDLAAQEKNARALIASDIIEMLPQAWTALESVE
- a CDS encoding family 78 glycoside hydrolase catalytic domain; its protein translation is MSIMHKVALLAVVPMIFCAVGAASQRPVHQLRCENLINPQGIDRPLPRLSWKLVPGSRGLAQSAYQVIVSKVEASATADTETILWDSDKVASGQSSYVRYGGEPLTCGTQCSWKVRIWDHEDKVSDWSESAQFSVGPITLDDWKGTWIGADWIENNQGALPLLRKTVNLAEAPAQALIHVCALGYYELYVNGHKVGDDVLSPAVSDYGKRGLYLSHDIAPLLQSGKNCIGLWLGRGWATGVLEPVSTQGSVVKAQLDILNKDGSAQQIITDDSWTIHPSHIMPIGKGTSGDYGGELIEPAKEIKGWSEADFDDSDWAAATVRNITTPLIEAQMMETNRLQDEVFPISVIPFDDGFLVDMGRNYTGWFELRMPEELKAGDTIEFSYADKQFPDGTFQTYRQRDTYVARGGGGEYFRNRFNYHAFRFALIKGLPRAPKLNEMKGNLICTDYQRAATFTSDNALLNEIYDMTLWTHRCLSLGGYTVDCPHRERLGYGGDSGTSMETAMLNFKSAPFYGKWAGDWWLSQAENGDLPHTAPDSQEAGGGPVWCGFVITMPWMVYLSYGDQEILEKGWPVMKKWLAFIETKMGDGILQPYSGIGCSSMNWSFLGDWVPPGRKQGKDRVDDYSTLFFNNCYLVHCLQLASKIGAVLGESDASERYAEQAETLAARLHEKFLNPDGATYANGEQSYLAMPLLFQITPESSRAKVFEALEKDIVETHQGHLNTGMHGNYYMARLFIDEHRNDLLTMIHTKDTYPSYGYMIKNGATTIWEEWDGDNSQIHNTMISLGMWFIRGLAGIQVDEAQPGFKHFIAAPGIDSGLREVSATHESEYGLISSAWIHDAKGLQYNLDVPPNSTATVVLPAAQMASVEESAKPVAQQQGITNLSCEDGFFRCDVVSGSYRFTVSKN